In one Fusarium falciforme chromosome 5, complete sequence genomic region, the following are encoded:
- a CDS encoding WSC domain-containing protein, giving the protein MKTTTTASLAFLAAANFLGVYAKNGQQRPAVTPVINQLTSHGCFSSGANFTQEASGAKVTSGYCGDICKEAGMYVSAMKADKCYCGMVYPPEDDLVKDSFCNFPCPAYPQEACGALKTYYSVFNTGLEIAVDDYVPEETTTSAAPSSTKASESTAAESTAVVTHTDDVTSPSDSSTADDDKKKDGPNVAAIAAGVVVGVVVVGAIAAGAIFFVRRRRNAEIEEEHRRNAAVNAFINGSKPPGSSGSISMTDSRLDPVMAHRRLSDGSIADNQDYSRRILRVTNA; this is encoded by the exons atgaAGACCACAACAACCGCTTCGTTGGCCTTCCTGGCCGCCGCCAACTTCCTTGGAGTCTACGCTAAGAACGGACAACAAAGGCCGGCCGTCACTCCCGTCATTAACCAGTTGACCTCGCATGGATGCTTCTCATCTGGAGCCAACTTTACCCAGGAGGCATCGGGAGCCAAGGTCACCAGCGGCTACTGTGGTGATATTTGCAAAGAGGCCGGCATGTATGTGTCGGCTATGAAGGCCGATAAGTGTTATTGCGGCATGGTTTATCCTCCCGAGGACGACCTGGTCAAGGACTCGTTTTGCAACTTCCCATGCCCAGCCTACCCCCAAGAGGCTTGCGGTGCCCTCAAGACCTACTACTCTGTCTTCAACACCGGTCTCGAAATTGCCGTTGATGATTATGTGCCAGAAGAGACGACCACGAGTGCTGCTCCCTCGTCGACCAAAGCTTCCGAGAGCACCGCTGCCGAGAGCACTGCTGTCGTGACACACACCGATGATGTCACTTCCCCCTCCGATTCTAGCActgccgacgacgacaagaagaaggacggtCCCAATGTGGCCGCCATTGCCGCAGGTGTCGTTGTgggtgtggtggtggtcggTGCTATTGCTGCTGGTGCCATCTTCTTTGTCCGCCGCCGACGAAACGCTGAAatcgaggaggagcatcGCCGAAACGCTGCTGTGAACGCATTCATCAACGGCTCCAAGCCTCctggcagcagcggcagcatctCCATGACCGACTCTCGCCTCGACCCTGTCATGGCTCACCGACGACTCAGCGATGGCAGCATCGCTGACAACCAAGACTACTCTCGGAGGATTCTTCGG GTCACCAACGCATGA